The Streptomyces sp. BHT-5-2 genomic interval GGCCGCGAAGGGCCGCGCAGAACTCGTCACGGACTACGCCGGACCGCTGCCGATCACCGTCATCTGCGATCTGCTCGGCATCCCCGCCGAGGACCGCCGCGACTTCCTGGCCTGGTCGGACGCGCTCATCACCCCCGACCCCGGCCGCCCGCAGGCGATGAAGGAGGCGATCGGCGCGATGCTGGAGTTCTACACCGCGCTGATCGCCGCCAAGCGCGCCGAACCCGGCGACGACCTGCTTTCGGACCTGATCGCGGTCCGCGAAGACACCGCGGACACCACGGACGCCGCGGGTGCCGACCGGCTCAGCGAGGACGAACTGACCTCCCTGGCCTTCTTGATCCTCTTCGCCGGCTACGAGAACACCGTCCAGCTCATCGGCAACTCCGTCCTCGCCCTCCTCGACCACCCCGAACAACTCAGCGCGTTGCGCCGAAATCCAGCCGAAGTGTCCACCGCCGTCGAGGAGTTCCTCCGCTACGACGGACCGGCCCCCCTGGCCATCCGCCGCTTCCCCGTCGAGGACGTGGAGATCGGCGGCGTCCGCATCCCCGCCGGAGAGAGCGTGCTGCTCTCGATCGCGTCCGCGAACCGCGACCCGCACCGCTTCCCCGCCCCGGACCGGCTGGACCCGGCCCGCGACCTGTCCGGCCACCTCGCCCTGGGGCACGGCATCCACTACTGCCTGGGCGCGCCGCTGGCC includes:
- a CDS encoding cytochrome P450, whose translation is MQNTAETGPDALAPIDTTPLLDDPYAALAALRDAGPVHRITGTDGQPAWLVTRYDDVRSALADPRLSLDKRHATPGNYRGFSLPPALDANLLNMDPPDHTRIRRLVVKAFTPGRVEALRAPVQRVADGLLDTMAAKGRAELVTDYAGPLPITVICDLLGIPAEDRRDFLAWSDALITPDPGRPQAMKEAIGAMLEFYTALIAAKRAEPGDDLLSDLIAVREDTADTTDAAGADRLSEDELTSLAFLILFAGYENTVQLIGNSVLALLDHPEQLSALRRNPAEVSTAVEEFLRYDGPAPLAIRRFPVEDVEIGGVRIPAGESVLLSIASANRDPHRFPAPDRLDPARDLSGHLALGHGIHYCLGAPLARMEAEIAIGALISRFPGLRLDVPRDEVRYRRTIRARGLISLPVAW